From a single Miscanthus floridulus cultivar M001 chromosome 8, ASM1932011v1, whole genome shotgun sequence genomic region:
- the LOC136473530 gene encoding BTB/POZ and MATH domain-containing protein 3-like, giving the protein MSTTTAAEVTVSTAVATAAATKCHMFKIEGYKRIKAMYGTGKCIDSCRFEAADRTWRIRFYPDGDNRENAGHASLFLKLDDDDDTGGNGKRDDKVLVEFNFSLVCHRGGWPAAAGDQPQSGALTATFSNSNSNKALGYSQFMKRRDLELSRFLRDDCLAIRCDMAVLDSPVDVKEQAAQAHDLQRLGVACDCKDDACKSYHLRNASFSFKFREALLKLFLGCFHV; this is encoded by the coding sequence ATGTCGACGACGACAGCAGCGGAGGTGACCGTGTCCACCGCCGTggccactgccgccgccaccaAGTGCCATATGTTCAAGATCGAGGGCTACAAGCGGATCAAGGCCATGTACGGCACCGGCAAGTGCATCGACTCTTGCAGGTTCGAGGCGGCGGACCGCACCTGGAGGATCCGCTTCTACCCCGACGGGGACAACAGGGAGAACGCGGGCCACGCCTCCCTCTTCCTCaagctcgacgacgacgacgacaccggTGGCAACGGCAAGCGCGACGACAAGGTCCTGGTCGAGTTCAACTTCTCCCTGGTGTGTCACCGCGGCGGGTGGCCGGCCGCCGCCGGGGACCAGCCGCAGAGCGGGGCCCTCACCGCCACCttcagcaacagcaacagcaacaagGCCCTGGGCTACTCCCAGTTCATGAAGCGCAGGGACCTGGAGCTGTCGAGGTTCCTCAGGGACGACTGCCTCGCCATCCGCTGCGACATGGCCGTCCTCGACAGCCCCGTCGACGTCAAGGAGCAGGCCGCGCAGGCGCACGACCTGCAGAGGTTGGGCGTGGCCTGCGACTGCAAGGACGACGCGTGCAAGAGCTATCACCTCAGGAACGCATCCTTCTCCTTCAAGTTCAGGGAGGCGCTCCTCAAGCTGTTCTTGGGCTGTTTCCACGTCTGA